From the genome of Candidatus Acidiferrales bacterium:
TTTTTTGAGCCAATCTCTTCTCGCGTTTCATGAAAGTCTCGAGTAATGGTTTCTTAGGATTTTTCGCCTCGGTTGAGAAATCAAGATGCTCGAGAATTTCGCCGATGTAAATTTCAAAGAGCCTCGTGTGTCTTGAATCAGTTAGAACCACCCCGATCCGAAAATGCTCTTCAAGCAGGGCGAGAAGAGGGCGTACATAGAAACTTGTATCGATCACCAATCTTGATTTCACCGGCATCGGTAGCCAATACATCCGATAAAATTTCTCTCTGGAATTAGCGAAGATTGCTGCAGATTTATACTTCATGGCCGAACTGCCCAGCGAGATGGATTTACGAATCTGCTCGAGATTTTCCTCGGCGGCCTGTAGATATTTTCGATTGATGTTGAGACTATTAAGTTCTTTGCGTGCATTCTTTATGAGATCCTTGGTTTCAATATCACGCATGTCCCTGTTGTGCAAGTCCGTATTTAAATACAAGGAAACAGCAACCCCGTCTTCGGCAGCATAGTTCAACAAAGCTTTCACTTCGTCGTGAGTAATCATACCATCCTCCCTCGATAGTCTTGTTCCAATGTAAGATGGGGTTAAGCTAAAGTCAAGAAAAACTATCTGCGGGTCATTCGAGGGACGTGCATTGATTGATCCCTCCGTGGCGGATGGATCGATTTGATGATAACCCGTTTGAAGGAAGCTCACGATCACGTAGGCGCCGGCCATCAGAAGTTGGGTGCCGAAAGTCTTTCTGTCTTGCAAAGTCGAAACTTGTCTTGCATTTTGCACGCCGAAATCTGCGAGGCTCCTCGGATGTATAGTTAGCGTGATTCAATTTAAGCGTAAATTGGCATTTTTGTTGCGCGATCATGAATTTCTCTCGCGGCATTGTAGTTGTGTATTTGCTTAACGTGAGCGCATCGAAAAAAACGAAATCACAGATTGCTTGGAAGATTTTGATTGCGGTGCAAGACCTCAGGATGGCTGATCTGATTCATGAATATCTTTTGAGAAGCGGTCACAAAGCCATTTGTGAATCGAACCTTGATACCGTTCTTCAGACATTGAGCGGTGCGCACATTAATCTTTTGATTGTTGATGGAGAAATGCCTGAGAAAGTGTTGAGAAATTTTGTGGAAGCAGTTGCCCGAGTGAAACCTGGATTGCCGGTAATTGCTGTGGGAATGTCCGAGCATGAGACACAGAGCAGGACGCTCTCTGCCTTTGTGAGTGCTTTTATTGAGAAACCATTTAGTATCGCTGATATTTCAAACACCATTAAAGAAGTACAGGCGCAGTTCCCTGTGGGTTCGTTCGGGAATGCGTCCCTAAAACTAAACTAAAACGAGGGCAAGATGGCATTAAAGGTATCGAAACTGGCTGACGGCGAAGTTGCCGTAGTCGAACCCAAAGGGGAACTTATAGGCGGAGACGAGACGGATGAGCTTCGTTCCGAGATCGCAAAATTATCTGCTGAGGGTAATAAGAAACTTGTAGTCGATCTCGGCAAAACAACTTATCTAAACAGCACCGCTATCGGCGTTTTGATCTGGGCGCACACCCACTATGCGAAGACCGGCGGTGAAGTGAAATTGGCTAGCTTAAACAAAAATATAAAAAACATTTTCGTAGTAACGAAATTAACGATGGTCTTCGATGTCCGCGACACGCAGATCGATGCCGTCGCGAGCTTTTCGAAAGGCAAGAAATAGTCTTATGGTAAACTCATTCTTAAACAAAAACCTTCAAAAGGAGGCTTAACTGAAATGAAACAAGGATTATTCGCAACTATCCTCATCATCGTTGCATTTGTGGTTGCTTGGGCAATTTTCACGTACACATTGCCGGACTACATACGAGCTGGCGGTCCGCTTGTGGTGCTTTTGATCATGCTTACGATCATGGTGTTCACATATATCTTCGAGCGTATCTTCTCATTGAGAAAAGCACAAGGAAGGGGAGCGCTCACGAACTTTCTCAAAGCTGTGGAAGACCATTTGAACCACGGCGACATCCGATCCGCTATCGAGATTTGCAACAAGCAGCGCGGATCAATGGCTAATGTCATTCGCAACGGACTGGAGAGATACCAGGAGCTTCTAAAGGATAGCCATGTCTCTGCGGAAAAATATATGACGGAAGTTCAGCGGGCTATCGAAGAAGCGACAATGCTTGAAACTCCACTTCTCGAAAAGAACCTTATCGTGCTTTCGACCATTTCATCGATCGCGACCATGGTCGGTCTTCTCGGAACAGTCATCGGGATGATTCGCGCATTCCGCGCGCTCGCCCATACCGGGGCCCCTGACGCAATCCAGCTTTCGGTCGGTATTTCTGAAGCTCTGATCAATACAGCCGGCGGACTCATAGCAGCTATCACGGGAATTGTCGCCTACAATTTCTTTGTTAATAAGGTGGATAGCTTTACTTATATGATCGACGAAGCGACTTCGAGCATTATCGCTATTTTGAACTCACGTAAGTTTGACAAATAGCATAATCCCTAAGGAGCTACCAAATGCCAAGAATTAAGAAACATCGTCTAGGAATCAGGATCGATATGACGCCGATGGTCGATGTCGCAACACTGCTGGTGCTGTTCTTCATGTTGACGGCATCGTTCAAGCCGCCTGAGGCTGTGAGCATAACACTCCCAACTTCGGATAAGGGTCCGCCTGTGCCTGGAAGTGGAGTCATGACGATCTCGGTGGACAAAGGCGGACAAATCTGGATGGGTTTTGATCAACAGCAGATAATGAAACTGCTCTTTGAAAAGGCGTATCCGAATGGAATCCCTGACAAAGAAGGAAAGTTGATTCCTGTTTGGCTCATGCCGGCCGTGCCCGTACAGGAAAAGGATTTAGCTAGCCTTGTCGTTGAAGCTCGTCTTCAAAATATTAGATTGATAACGGTGATCAAGGCAGATAAAGACACCGATTACGGACCGGTGATGGACGTGATGAACGATCTTCAGAAAGCGCAGGTTACAAGATTCAATCTGCAGACCGAGCTAAAAGAAAGCGGAGGGCAAAATGGCTGATGTCCAAACTGCCGAGCCTCATGGAAAGAAGAAAGGCAAGCATAAGAAAAAGAGAAGAGTAGCAGTCCGCATCGACATGACGCCGATGGTCGACGTGATGTTCCTTCTTCTGACATTCTACATGTTGGAGACGGCTTTCAGCCGACCGCAAGCCATGGAGATTAACATCCCACCCGGAGACAGTAAAGTCGAAGTCGCTGCTTCGAACTTGATGACAGTTAGGATTATTGCCGACGGATCAATATACTGGAACATCGGGACAGATGATGCGAAGAAAGTCGAGTGGAAAGATTTCCGTAATCTGATTATCCAAAGCAATAAGGCAAATACTCGACTCATAACTCTGATAAAGGTCGACCGCAAAGCAAAGTATCAAGACATGGTC
Proteins encoded in this window:
- a CDS encoding response regulator — protein: MNFSRGIVVVYLLNVSASKKTKSQIAWKILIAVQDLRMADLIHEYLLRSGHKAICESNLDTVLQTLSGAHINLLIVDGEMPEKVLRNFVEAVARVKPGLPVIAVGMSEHETQSRTLSAFVSAFIEKPFSIADISNTIKEVQAQFPVGSFGNASLKLN
- a CDS encoding STAS domain-containing protein, producing MALKVSKLADGEVAVVEPKGELIGGDETDELRSEIAKLSAEGNKKLVVDLGKTTYLNSTAIGVLIWAHTHYAKTGGEVKLASLNKNIKNIFVVTKLTMVFDVRDTQIDAVASFSKGKK
- a CDS encoding MotA/TolQ/ExbB proton channel family protein is translated as MKQGLFATILIIVAFVVAWAIFTYTLPDYIRAGGPLVVLLIMLTIMVFTYIFERIFSLRKAQGRGALTNFLKAVEDHLNHGDIRSAIEICNKQRGSMANVIRNGLERYQELLKDSHVSAEKYMTEVQRAIEEATMLETPLLEKNLIVLSTISSIATMVGLLGTVIGMIRAFRALAHTGAPDAIQLSVGISEALINTAGGLIAAITGIVAYNFFVNKVDSFTYMIDEATSSIIAILNSRKFDK
- a CDS encoding biopolymer transporter ExbD, whose translation is MPRIKKHRLGIRIDMTPMVDVATLLVLFFMLTASFKPPEAVSITLPTSDKGPPVPGSGVMTISVDKGGQIWMGFDQQQIMKLLFEKAYPNGIPDKEGKLIPVWLMPAVPVQEKDLASLVVEARLQNIRLITVIKADKDTDYGPVMDVMNDLQKAQVTRFNLQTELKESGGQNG
- a CDS encoding biopolymer transporter ExbD, with the translated sequence MADVQTAEPHGKKKGKHKKKRRVAVRIDMTPMVDVMFLLLTFYMLETAFSRPQAMEINIPPGDSKVEVAASNLMTVRIIADGSIYWNIGTDDAKKVEWKDFRNLIIQSNKANTRLITLIKVDRKAKYQDMVNVIDELNVDNVTRFSLAPMTDDDRRALAKIGVQV